A stretch of Cicer arietinum cultivar CDC Frontier isolate Library 1 chromosome 5, Cicar.CDCFrontier_v2.0, whole genome shotgun sequence DNA encodes these proteins:
- the LOC101494487 gene encoding probable receptor-like serine/threonine-protein kinase At4g34500 produces MAASTNSSGGALPLLTNRTAVAGLKFYVLVLIFLAIVAAIVLTTFLCFRRNRISKKSKMRRVKHSSGTIPLVSKEIVEVIKIEHVDDDSKMKKKVESDEIEESSSVSVESPSQNIGWGRWYSLKELENATDGFAEGNVIGEGGYGIVYRGILQDGSVVAVKNLLNNKGQAQKEFKVEVEAIGKVRHKNLVGLVGYCAEGAQRMLVYEYVDNGNLEQWLHGDVGPISPLTWDIRMKIAVGTAKGLAYLHEGLEPKVVHRDVKSSNILLDKHWNAKVSDFGLAKLLGSGKSYVTTRVMGTFGYVSPEYASTGMLNEGSDVYSFGILLMELVTGRSPVDYSRPPGEMNLVDWFKGMVASRRGEELVDSLIEIQPSPRSLKRALLLCLRCIDLDANKRPKMGQIVHMLEADDFPFRSELRTRERNHVPSQEDTSKKAPYPTRHVEPAYKASWR; encoded by the exons ATGGCAGCCTCCACCAATTCCTCCGGCGGTGCCTTGCCGTTGCTAACCAACCGAACCGCCGTAGCAGGTCTCAAGTTCTATGTCTTAGTCCTCATTTTCCTTGCAATCGTAGCTGCAATTGTTCTCACCACCTTTCTCTGCTTTCGCCGGAACCGAATCTCAAAAAAGAGTAAAATGCGGCGAGTGAAGCATAGCTCCGGCACAATTCCACTCGTATCAAAGGAGATCGTGGAGGTGATCAAGATCGAACACGTTGACGATGATtcgaagatgaagaagaaggtAGAGTCCGATGAGATCGAAGAGAGTAGTAGTGTGTCGGTGGAGTCTCCGTCACAGAATATAGGTTGGGGACGGTGGTATAGCTTGAAGGAACTTGAAAATGCGACGGATGGATTTGCGGAAGGGAACGTGATCGGAGAAGGAGGGTATGGAATTGTATACAGAGGAATTCTGCAAGACGGTTCTGTGGTAGCTGTCAAGAATCTACTCAACAATAA GGGTCAAGCACAGAAAGAGTTTAAGGTGGAGGTTGAAGCCATTGGAAAAGTGAGGCACAAGAATTTGGTCGGGTTAGTTGGTTATTGTGCAGAAGGTGCTCAAag GATGCTTGTTTATGAATATGTTGACAATGGAAATTTAGAGCAGTGGCTGCATGGTGATGTAGGACCTATTAGTCCCTTGACTTGGGATATACGAATGAAGATTGCTGTTGGAACTGCAAAAGG ACTAGCCTATTTGCACGAAGGCTTAGAACCCAAAGTTGTCCACCGCGACGTAAAATCCAGTAACATTCTTTTGGACAAACATTGGAATGCCAAAGTATCAGACTTTGGACTGGCCAAGCTCTTAGGGTCTGGGAAAAGCTACGTGACAACACGTGTGATGGGGACATTTGG ATATGTTTCACCTGAGTATGCAAGCACTGGTATGCTTAATGAGGGCAGTGACGTGTATAGTTTCGGGATTCTACTCATGGAGCTAGTTACAGGAAGAAGTCCTGTTGATTATTCTAGACCACCCGGAGAG ATGAACTTGGTTGATTGGTTTAAGGGAATGGTAGCAAGTCGTCGTGGTGAGGAGCTAGTTGATTCTTTAATTGAGATTCAGCCTTCTCCAAGATCTTTGAAGCGAGCTTTACTGCTCTGTCTGCGTTGCATAGATTTGGATGCCAATAAGCGACCAAAGATGGGTCAAATTGTTCATATGCTTGAGGCAGATGATTTTCCCTTTCGTTCT GAACTAAGAACTAGAGAGAGAAATCATGTTCCCTCTCAAGAAGACACGTCCAAAAAGGCTCCGTATCCAACAAGGCATGTGGAGCCAGCTTATAAAGCAAGCTGGAGATGA
- the LOC101495136 gene encoding guanine nucleotide-binding protein subunit beta-2 has product MSVTELKERHIAATETVNNLRERLKQRRLSLLDTDISGYAKSQGRTPVTFGPTDILCCRTLQGHTGKVYSLDWTSEKNRIVSASQDGRLIVWNALTSQKTHAIKLPCAWVMTCAFSPTGQSVACGGLDSVCSIFNLNSPTDRDGNLNVSRMLSGHKGYVSSCQYVPGEDTHLITGSGDQTCVLWDITTGLRTSVFGGEFQSGHTADVLSISINGTNSKMFVSGSCDSTARLWDTRVASRAVRTFHGHEGDVNSVKFFPDGNRFGTGSDDGTCRLFDIRTGHQLQVYYQPRRDTEMAHVVTSIAFSISGRLLFAGYTNGDCYVWDTLLAKVVLNLGSLQNSHEGRISCLGLSADGSALCTGSWDTNLKIWAFGGIRKVI; this is encoded by the exons ATGTCCGTTACGGAGCTGAAGGAACGTCACATAGCAGCGACGGAGACCGTTAACAATCTCAGGGAACGTTTGAAGCAGAGACGCCTTTCTTTGCTTGATACTGATA TTTCTGGCTATGCGAAGTCTCAAGGTAGAACTCCTGTTACTTTTGGACCCACCGATATTCTCTGCTGTAGAACGCTCCAAGGTCATACTGGAAAG GTGTACTCATTGGATTGGACTTCAGAAAAGAATCGAATCGTTAGTGCATCCCAAGATGGAAGATTAATAGTGTGGAATGCTCTAACAAGCCAGAAAACTCATGCTATAAAGCTTCCTTGTGCATGGGTCATGACATGTGCTTTCTCGCCGACTGGTCAATCTGTTGCATGCGGGGGCCTTGACAGTGTTTGCTctatttttaatcttaattcCCCCACTGATAGGGATGGGAATCTAAATGTTTCACGGATGCTTAGTGGGCATAAAGGTTATGTTTCATCTTGTCAGTATGTTCCCGGTGAAGACACTCACTTAATTACTGGTTCTGGTGATCAGACATGTGTTTTATGGGATATTACTACTGGCCTTAGAACATCTGTTTTTGGAGGTGAATTTCAGTCAGGACATACTGCAGATGTACTTAG CATTTCCATTAATGGAACCAACTCCAAAATGTTTGTATCTGGTTCTTGCGATTCGACTGCCAGATTGTGGGACACTCGTGTGGCAAGTCGAGCAGTGCGGACATTTCATGGGCATGAGGGTGATGTTAATTCTGTCAAATTCTTTCCCgatggaaatcgatttggaactGGCTCAGATGATGGAACTTGCAGATTGTTTGACATTAGGACTGGGCACCAACTTCAAGTATATTATCAGCCACGCAGGGACACTGAGATGGCACATGTTGTGACCTCCATTGCATTCTCCATATCTGGAAGACTTCTTTTTGCTGGATATACAAATGGTGACTGCTATGTTTGGGATACTTTATTGGCTAAG GTGGTCTTGAATCTAGGATCTCTTCAAAACTCTCATGAGGGCAGGATCAGCTGTTTGGGTTTATCTGCTGATGGAAGTGCTCTGTGTACAGGAAGTTGGGACACAAATTTAAAG ATATGGGCATTTGGAGGGATTAGGAAGGTGATTTAA
- the LOC101494178 gene encoding probable LRR receptor-like serine/threonine-protein kinase At2g16250 — MVDRRGIVWFLLLLFFLCFEVTLEQIEPLSSPKERAALLQLRTSLGLRSKEWPRKPDPCLIWIGITCQNGRVVGINISGFRRTRIGRRNPQFSVDALVNFTLLQSFNASKFYLPGPIPDWFGLSFNSLRVLDFRYCSIINAIPNTLGNLTSLNVLYLSDNNLTGNVPHSLGQLSGLSVLDLSRNSLNGIIPISFGFLVNLSYLDMSGNFLAGPVPSGLGTLSRLKYLNLSGNDLSSLPAQLGGLTSLVDLDLSGNYFSGGVFPDLKGSRNLRRLMLGNSMLNGPLPAELFTVSLQLQIIVLRKNNLTGSLPVEFWSLPSLTFVDVSSNSFSGLLPGSSSAVNSTVAALNISHNMFYGNLTPVLRRFSFVDLSNNYYEGKVLDFMHNVSINSNCLQNATNQKSTGECASFYIERGLSFDDFGRPNTTKLATEGSGKSNKTKIILAGVLGGLGLIALLALLLVLFLLCTRKRGNTNQRGNGVGPAPAGGSPPPPGVLVNLANVGESFTYHQLLQATGDFGDANLIKHGHTGDFFKGVSENGIPVVIKRIDMRSMKKDAYLSELEFFNKVSHQRFVPLLGHCLENENEKFLVYKHMPKGDLSNCLFFKNATSEDGTLQSLDWITRLKIATGAAEAVSYLHYECIPPIVHRDIQASSILLDDKYEVRLGSLSESCVQEGDTHQNKITRFLRLPQSSEQGASGSSTSVCTYDVYCFGKVLLELVTGKLGISASSDSELKEWLDQILPCISMYDKELVTKIVDPSLVLDEDFLEEVWAIAIVARSCLNPKPSRRPPMRYVLKALESPFKVVREESLSSARLKATSSRGSWNATLFGSWRQSSSDVTTIPATSGTKLEGTSSLKLSATSSSSSRRRHSNEICPEPYGLPDVERLEHEGI; from the exons ATGGTGGATCGAAGAGGCATAGTGTGGTTTCTGTTATTGCTGTTTTTTCTGTGTTTTGAGGTAACATTAGAGCAGATTGAACCACTTAGTTCACCTAAGGAACGAGCAGCACTTCTTCAATTAAGAACTTCTTTAGGTTTAAGAAGCAAAGAATGGCCAAGAAAACCAGACCCTTGCTTAATCTGGATTGGTATAACATGTCAGAATGGTCGTGTTGTTGGGATCAACATCTCTGGTTTTCGAAGAACTCGTATTGGAAGAAGAAACCCTCAATTTTCTGTTGATGCTTTGGTTAATTTCACTTTATTGCAGTCTTTTAATGCCTCTAAGTTTTACCTTCCTGGTCCAATTCCTGATTGGTTTGGTCTTAGTTTCAATTCGCTTCGTGTGCTTGATTTTCGTTATTGTTCGATTATAAATGCTATTCCTAACACTCTTGGGAATTTGACTAGTCTTAATGTTCTTTATCTTTCTGATAACAATCTTACTGGGAATGTTCCTCATAGTTTAGGTCAACTCTCGGGTCTTTCGGTTCTTGATCTTTCTAGGAATTCTCTTAATGGCATCATACCAATATCTTTTGGCTTTCTTGTTAATCTTTCTTACCTTGATATGTCTGGAAATTTTTTGGCTGGTCCTGTTCCGTCGGGTTTAGGGACTCTTTCCAGGTTAAAGTATTTGAACCTTTCTGGTAATGACCTAAGTTCTTTGCCTGCACAATTGGGGGGTCTTACTAGCTTGGTTGACCTTGATCTTAGTGGGAATTATTTTTCTGGTGGTGTTTTTCCGGATTTGAAAGGGTCGAGGAACTTGCGGAGATTGATGCTTGGAAACAGCATGCTCAATGGACCATTGCCGGCAGAATTGTTTACTGTTTCATTGCAGTTGCAGATCATTGTGTTGAGGAAAAACAATTTAACTGGTTCTTTGCCTGTTGAGTTTTGGTCTCTGCCGAGTTTGACTTTCGTTGATGTGTCTTCCAATAGCTTCAGTGGGTTGCTTCCGGGTTCAAGTTCTGCCGTCAATTCTACTGTTGCGGCGCTCAATATTTCTCATAACATGTTTTATGGAAATCTGACACCTGTCCTCAGAAGGTTTAGTTTTGTTGATCTTTCAAACAATTATTATGAGGGAAAGGTTCTGGATTTCATGCATAATGTATCAATAAATAGTAATTGCCTACAGAACGCGACAAATCAGAAGTCAACGGGGGAATGTGCGTCATTTTACATAGAGAGGGGCCTCAGTTTTGATGATTTTGGACGTCCGAACACGACAAAACTCGCTACTGAAGGTTCTGGAAAGAGTAATAAAACTAAGATTATATTGGCGGGAGTCTTGGGTGGACTTggtttaattgcacttttggctTTGCTTCTGGTACTGTTTCTTTTGTGCACACGTAAGAGGGGTAATACAAATCAAAGGGGAAATGGTGTGGGCCCTGCTCCGGCCGGAGGCAGTCCTCCGCCTCCTGGTGTATTGGTAAACCTTGCAAATGTAGGAGAGTCATTTACGTATCATCAGTTGCTTCAGGCAACGGGAGATTTCGGCGATGCAAATCTTATAAAGCATGGCCACACTGGGGATTTCTTCAAAGGTGTTTCAGAAAATGGGATTCCCGTTGTCATCAAAAGGATTGACATGCGATCTATGAAAAAGGATGCTTACTTATCGGAATTGGAATTTTTTAATAAGGTTTCTCATCAGAGATTTGTTCCCTTATTAGGTCATTGCTTAGAAAATGAGAATGAGAAGTTCCTGGTTTATAAACATATGCCAAAAGGTGACTTGTCTAATTGCTTGTTCTTCAAAAACGCCACATCTGAAGATGGTACTTTGCAGTCATTGGACTGGATAACTAGGTTAAAGATTGCTACCGGAGCAGCAGAAGCCGTATCATATCTGCATTATGAATGTATTCCACCTATCGTTCACAG AGATATTCAAGCGAGCAGTATACTTCTCGATGACAAATATGAAGTTCGGTTAGGAAGTTTAAGTGAATCCTGTGTTCAAGAAGGTGatacccatcaaaataaaatcacCCGGTTTCTGCGATTGCCTCA GTCCTCTGAACAAGGCGCATCTG GTTCATCAACATCAGTTTGTACCTATGACGTTTATTGCTTTGGGAAAGTGTTACTTGAACTGGTGACTGGTAAGCTGGGAATTAGTGCATCCAGTGATAGCGAATTAAAGGAATGGCTTGATCAAATTCTACCTTGCATTAGCATGTATGACAAGGAGCTTGTGACAAAAATCGTCGACCCGTCTCTGGTCTTGGACGAGGATTTCTTAGAGGAAGTGTGGGCAATAGCCATTGTCGCCAGGTCTTgcctaaacccgaaaccttcAAGACGACCGCCAATGCGATATGTTCTCAAGGCATTGGAAAGCCCATTTAAAGTTGTAAGGGAAGAAAGTTTAAGTTCTGCGCGGCTTAAAGCAACCTCTTCTAGAGGCTCTTGGAATGCTACTTTGTTTGGTAGTTGGCGTCAGAGTTCATCTGATGTAACAACAATCCCGGCAACTTCTGGTACAAAGTTAGAAGGAACTAGTAGTTTGAAGCTTTCAGCAACTAGTAGTTCATCATCGCGGAGACGTCATTCAAACGAGATATGTCCAGAGCCATATGGCTTACCTGATGTAGAGAGGCTGGAGCATGAAGGAATATAG
- the LOC101494808 gene encoding glucan endo-1,3-beta-D-glucosidase yields the protein MSSSILLFLSLFAILLFFAESQSFVGVNYGQIADNLPPPDATVKLLQSTTIGKVRIYGADPTTLKAFANSGMGIVIGAANGDIPSLASDPNAATQWINSNVLPYYPASNITLITVGNEVLTSGDQGLVSQLVPAIRNVQSALSSASLGGRVKVSTVHSMAVLIQSDPPSSGSFNPALQQTMNQLLAFLRDNKSPFMINPYPYFAYQTDPRPETLAFCLFQPNSGRVDSGNGKLYTNMFDAQVDAVHSALSAKRYEDIEIVVAETGWPSRGDSNEVGPSVENASAYNGNLITHLRSLVGTPLIPGKSVDTYIFALYDEDLKSGPGSERAFGLFKPDLSMSYDVGLAKSTHQTPAGWCIPKAGVSDTQLQSNIDYACGQGIDCGPIKPGGACFEPNTVASHAAFVMNLYYQTFGRNQWNCDFSQTATLTSQNPSYNACIYTG from the exons ATGTCTTCTTCAattcttcttttcctttctcTATTCGCCATTCTTCTTTTCTTTGCGG AATCGCAATCCTTCGTCGGCGTTAACTACGGTCAGATCGCCGACAATCTTCCGCCGCCAGATGCCACTGTCAAACTCCTCCAGTCAACCACAATCGGAAAAGTCCGTATTTACGGCGCCGATCCTACTACCCTTAAAGCGTTCGCTAATTCCGGCATGGGAATCGTTATCGGAGCCGCAAACGGCGACATTCCAAGTCTAGCATCCGATCCAAACGCGGCAACTCAGTGGATTAACTCGAATGTTTTACCTTATTATCCAGCCAGTAACATCACTTTAATCACCGTCGGGAACGAGGTTTTAACCTCCGGCGATCAAGGTCTAGTGTCGCAGCTCGTGCCTGCAATTCGAAATGTCCAAAGTGCCCTGAGTTCAGCTTCACTCGGCGGAAGGGTGAAAGTATCCACCGTGCATTCAATGGCCGTGTTGATTCAGTCGGATCCACCTTCTTCCGGATCGTTCAACCCGGCGTTACAACAAACCATGAATCAGTTATTGGCGTTTCTGAGGGATAATAAATCGCCGTTTATGATAAATCCGTATCCTTATTTTGCTTACCAGACTGACCCGAGACCCGAAACGCTAGCGTTCTGTCTATTTCAGCCAAATTCGGGTCGGGTTGACTCGGGTAACGGAAAGCTTTACACCAACATGTTCGACGCTCAG GTTGATGCCGTGCATTCTGCTCTGAGTGCTAAGAGGTATGAGGACATAGAGATTGTGGTTGCTGAAACAGGATGGCCTTCTAGAGGGGACAGCAATGAAGTAGGACCAAGTGTTGAAAATGCAAGTGCCTATAATGGAAACTTGATTACTCATCTTAGATCATTGGTTGGAACACCTTTGATACCTGGGAAGTCTGTGGACACATACATTTTTGCACTCTATGATGAGGACCTCAAATCTGGCCCAGGATCTGAACGCGCCTTCGGCCTCTTCAAACCTGATCTTTCCATGTCATATGATGTTGGCTTGGCCAAGTCTACCCACCAG ACACCAGCTGGATGGTGTATTCCTAAAGCAGGAGTCAGTGATACTCAGTTGCAGTCCAACATTGACTATGCATGTGGGCAAGGCATAGATTGTGGGCCAATAAAACCAGGAGGTGCATGTTTTGAACCCAACACGGTAGCATCCCATGCTGCCTTTGTAATGAATCTCTACTACCAAACATTTGGCAGAAATCAATGGAACTGCGATTTCTCTCAAACAGCAACACTCACTTCCCAAAATCCAA GTTACAATGCTTGCATTTACACTGGATGA